TCACCGGCAGGTCTACATATTCTTTTAATTTTGGCTTTTCAATTATTCTTTCTGCCTGCTCTTTTATATTTTCTGCATGGTCGCCTATTCTTTCTAAATCTCTATTTACAAACAAATCCATTACTAAAATTCTTAAATATTTTGCTTCTGGCTGATATCTTGCTATTGTTGTTATTATCATTGATTCATTTTCTACTTCCATTTCATCAACTTTTGGCTCAAGTTCTTCTACTATTTTTAAAGGCTGTGGATTATGCTCAACAATTGCCTTTACAGCATTTTCAATCATGGTCATTGACATTTCTGCCATTTTTATAAG
This DNA window, taken from Persephonella sp., encodes the following:
- the phoU gene encoding phosphate signaling complex protein PhoU codes for the protein LIKMAEMSMTMIENAVKAIVEHNPQPLKIVEELEPKVDEMEVENESMIITTIARYQPEAKYLRILVMDLFVNRDLERIGDHAENIKEQAERIIEKPKLKEYVDLPVMTEITLNMVKDAIKCLETLDTELARDIIKRDDKVDALNEQIIRELYTYMVEDPKNIKVGIRLITVASNIERVADIATNLAEEVIYMKEGKMLRHQELDENGNSKED